The Impatiens glandulifera chromosome 3, dImpGla2.1, whole genome shotgun sequence genome contains a region encoding:
- the LOC124929409 gene encoding telomere repeat-binding protein 2-like isoform X2: MLKKSLNYEFCGYQFPVIPRAPRSIRGKVSKKKSLGDGQICAFELLATVAGKLLLECESSASSNAERKKQCSFESLKVKQEDSNPGRTEYLENNVKLEIPKIQFENVSCYNVVDRGSALDNVIKKEHNPEVIIKPDLTATSVNNSNVSSLKNGNYVKVGCTDDNKKFVGFNGHSVKTRFFRPQSRFGFRRIRKLLMSKYWKAGPKLKDCDFTLTNGRSQHEGPSRKRKFYDHNKPTAGFECEGSSESISNSPGKSMKRGMNGSPIKLHIASGPSSVVRESHVNLSIKSFRVPDLYIEVPETATVGSLKRKVMEAVTSIIQDGLHVGVLLRGKKVRDDNRTLLQSGICDNSDLDALGFILEPQSAMEPPPVSPKDHTVLDDLVPSGTKHHEILGSILSPVVDTPFGGGPPLQTDVVKDMEVTDYSKALVTVPAMAMEDALSVVPINQKASGSEIVQRRTRRPFTVTEVEALVETVEKLGTGRWRDVKLSAFEDAEHRTYVDLKDKWKTLVHTANISPQQRRGEPVPQELLDRVLIAHAFWSHNQPKPLFVLEEHFKILET; encoded by the exons ATGTTGAAGAAGAGtctaaattatgaattttgtgGCTATCAGTTTCCAGTCATACCTCGGGCTCCAAGATCTATTAGA GGTAAGGTTTCCAAGAAAAAGAGCTTGGGGGATGGTCAAATTTGTGCTTTTGAACTCTTAGCCACTGTTGCTGGAAAACTGTTGCTGGAATGTGAAAGTTCTGCATCTAGTAATGCAGAAAGAAAGAAACAGTGTAGTTTTGAGAGTCTGAAAGTTAAACAGGAAGATTCTAACCCTGGGAGAACTGAATACTTAGAAAATAATGTGAAATTGGAAATTCCAAAAATCCAATTCGAAAATGTAAGCTGCTATAATGTTGTGGACCGTGGTTCTGCTCTAGATAATGTAATTAAGAAAGAGCATAACCCTGAAGTCATTATTAAACCAGATTTGACAGCTACAAGTGTGAATAATAGTAATGTATCCTCTCTTAAGAACGGGAACTATGTTAAAGTAGGATGTACAGATGATAACAAAAAGTTTGTTGGATTCAATGGGCATAGTGTCAAGACAAGGTTTTTTCGACCGCAGTCGCGTTTTGGATTCCGAAGAATCAGAAAGTTACTTATGTCCAAGTATTGGAAAGCGGGTCCAAAATTGAAAGATTGTGACTTCACCTTAACTA ATGGGAGAAGTCAACATGAGGGTCCTTCAAGAAAAAGGAAATTCTATGACCATAATAAACCTACGGCAGGATTTGAATGTGAGGGTAGCAGTGAAAGTATTTCCAACTCACCTGGAAAGAGTATGAAGAGAGGCATGAACGGATCGCCAATAAAATTGCACATAG CAAGTGGACCATCATCAGTTGTTAGAGAATCCCATG TGAATCTTAGCATAAAGTCCTTCAGAGTACCGGATCTGTATATTGAAGTTCCTGAAACTGCCACAGTTGGCTCGCTGAAG AGGAAAGTAATGGAGGCAGTGACTTCAATTATTCAAGATGGATTACATGTTGGTGTACTACTCCGAGGGAAAAAGGTCAGAGATGATAATAGAACCCTATTGCAGAGTGGTATTTGTGACAATAGTGATCTAGATGCTCTAGGTTTTATTTTGGAGCCTCAATCTGCGATGGAGCCTCCACCTGTCTCGCCCAAAGATCATACAGTTCTGGATGATCTGGTTCCATCTGGAACAAAACATCATGAAATACTTGG GTCAATACTCAGCCCAGTTGTGGATACTCCTTTTGGTGGTGGTCCTCCTTTACAAACTGATGTGGTGAAAGATATGGAAGTTACTGATTATTCAAAGGCATTGGTTACTGTGCCTGCTATGGCTATGGAGGACGCACTTTCTGTTGTTCCCATAAATCAGAAAGCTAGTGGGTCGGAAATAGTTCAGCGTAGAACTAGAAGACCTTTCACTGTAACAGAGGTGGAAGCATTGGTTGAAACTGTTGAGAAACTTGGAACTGGAAG GTGGCGGGATGTTAAACTGTCTGCCTTCGAGGATGCAGAGCATCGAACTTATGTGGATCTAAAG GACAAATGGAAAACATTGGTTCACACAGCAAACATCTCCCCCCAGCAAAGAAGAGGGGAGCCGGTTCCTCAAGAGCTGTTGGATAGGGTTCTGATCGCTCATGCCTTCTGGTCACATAATCAACCTAAGCCTCTCTTCGTCTTGGAAGAACACTTCAAGATCCTGGAGACCTAA
- the LOC124929712 gene encoding glucan endo-1,3-beta-glucosidase-like, with protein sequence MDAWIYHSTKNQISIPALERMAKPLHVAVVVLLYAAALSHRFSFSLAIGVNYGTTANDLPPPQQVAQFIKDKTLIDRVKIFDANPDIIRAFAGTGILLTITIADGDILNLATPRAARRWVAANVQPFYPATRFHHICVGSEVFQWTDANTIAHLVPAMKAVHNALSRAGIKDVSVTTAHSLIILNPSNFPSGSSFKTAWDRSVIAPMLDFHRRTRSPFMVNPYPYFSWSPQKDAFNLFRRNPGVRDPGTGKTYFNMYDFLLDSVHTSMKKLGYGDVEIAVGEVSGHL encoded by the exons ATGGATGCATGGATATATCACTCAACAAAGAACCAAATCTCCATACCAGCCCTAGAAAGAATGGCCAAACCATTACATGTCGCCGTGGTGGTCCTCCTTTACGCCGCCGCCTTATCCCATCGTTTCTCCTTCTCATTGGCCATTGGAGTCAACTATGGCACCACCGCCAACGACCTTCCGCCGCCACAACAAGTGGCCCAATTCATCAAGGACAAAACCTTAATAGACCGCGTTAAAATCTTCGACGCCAACCCCGACATCATACGTGCATTCGCGGGCACGGGCATCCTTCTAACCATCACCATCGCCGACGGCGATATATTGAACCTCGCAACCCCTCGAGCAGCCCGCCGATGGGTTGCCGCCAATGTACAGCCGTTTTATCCGGCCACTCGCTTCCACCACATCTGCGTAGGAAGCGAGGTTTTCCAGTGGACCGACGCGAACACGATTGCGCATCTCGTTCCCGCGATGAAAGCCGTGCACAACGCGCTATCTCGAGCCGGGATAAAGGACGTATCCGTCACGACCGCCCATTCGCTCATAATCTTAAACCCATCGAACTTTCCGAGCGGTTCCTCGTTCAAGACGGCGTGGGACCGGAGTGTGATAGCTCCCATGTTGGACTTTCATCGTCGGACCAGGTCACCGTTTATGGTTAATCCTTACCCGTATTTCTCCTGGTCCCCACAAAAGGACGCGTTCAATCTTTTCCGTCGCAACCCGGGCGTTCGCGATCCGGGAACAGGGAAAACGTACTTCAACATGTACGATTTTTTATTGGATTCGGTTCATACGTCGATGAAGAAGTTAGGGTACGGAGACGTGGAGATTGCGGTTGGGGAG GTGTCGGGACACCTTTGA
- the LOC124929409 gene encoding telomere repeat-binding protein 2-like isoform X1: MLKKSLNYEFCGYQFPVIPRAPRSIRGKVSKKKSLGDGQICAFELLATVAGKLLLECESSASSNAERKKQCSFESLKVKQEDSNPGRTEYLENNVKLEIPKIQFENVSCYNVVDRGSALDNVIKKEHNPEVIIKPDLTATSVNNSNVSSLKNGNYVKVGCTDDNKKFVGFNGHSVKTRFFRPQSRFGFRRIRKLLMSKYWKAGPKLKDCDFTLTTDGRSQHEGPSRKRKFYDHNKPTAGFECEGSSESISNSPGKSMKRGMNGSPIKLHIASGPSSVVRESHVNLSIKSFRVPDLYIEVPETATVGSLKRKVMEAVTSIIQDGLHVGVLLRGKKVRDDNRTLLQSGICDNSDLDALGFILEPQSAMEPPPVSPKDHTVLDDLVPSGTKHHEILGSILSPVVDTPFGGGPPLQTDVVKDMEVTDYSKALVTVPAMAMEDALSVVPINQKASGSEIVQRRTRRPFTVTEVEALVETVEKLGTGRWRDVKLSAFEDAEHRTYVDLKDKWKTLVHTANISPQQRRGEPVPQELLDRVLIAHAFWSHNQPKPLFVLEEHFKILET, translated from the exons ATGTTGAAGAAGAGtctaaattatgaattttgtgGCTATCAGTTTCCAGTCATACCTCGGGCTCCAAGATCTATTAGA GGTAAGGTTTCCAAGAAAAAGAGCTTGGGGGATGGTCAAATTTGTGCTTTTGAACTCTTAGCCACTGTTGCTGGAAAACTGTTGCTGGAATGTGAAAGTTCTGCATCTAGTAATGCAGAAAGAAAGAAACAGTGTAGTTTTGAGAGTCTGAAAGTTAAACAGGAAGATTCTAACCCTGGGAGAACTGAATACTTAGAAAATAATGTGAAATTGGAAATTCCAAAAATCCAATTCGAAAATGTAAGCTGCTATAATGTTGTGGACCGTGGTTCTGCTCTAGATAATGTAATTAAGAAAGAGCATAACCCTGAAGTCATTATTAAACCAGATTTGACAGCTACAAGTGTGAATAATAGTAATGTATCCTCTCTTAAGAACGGGAACTATGTTAAAGTAGGATGTACAGATGATAACAAAAAGTTTGTTGGATTCAATGGGCATAGTGTCAAGACAAGGTTTTTTCGACCGCAGTCGCGTTTTGGATTCCGAAGAATCAGAAAGTTACTTATGTCCAAGTATTGGAAAGCGGGTCCAAAATTGAAAGATTGTGACTTCACCTTAACTA CTGATGGGAGAAGTCAACATGAGGGTCCTTCAAGAAAAAGGAAATTCTATGACCATAATAAACCTACGGCAGGATTTGAATGTGAGGGTAGCAGTGAAAGTATTTCCAACTCACCTGGAAAGAGTATGAAGAGAGGCATGAACGGATCGCCAATAAAATTGCACATAG CAAGTGGACCATCATCAGTTGTTAGAGAATCCCATG TGAATCTTAGCATAAAGTCCTTCAGAGTACCGGATCTGTATATTGAAGTTCCTGAAACTGCCACAGTTGGCTCGCTGAAG AGGAAAGTAATGGAGGCAGTGACTTCAATTATTCAAGATGGATTACATGTTGGTGTACTACTCCGAGGGAAAAAGGTCAGAGATGATAATAGAACCCTATTGCAGAGTGGTATTTGTGACAATAGTGATCTAGATGCTCTAGGTTTTATTTTGGAGCCTCAATCTGCGATGGAGCCTCCACCTGTCTCGCCCAAAGATCATACAGTTCTGGATGATCTGGTTCCATCTGGAACAAAACATCATGAAATACTTGG GTCAATACTCAGCCCAGTTGTGGATACTCCTTTTGGTGGTGGTCCTCCTTTACAAACTGATGTGGTGAAAGATATGGAAGTTACTGATTATTCAAAGGCATTGGTTACTGTGCCTGCTATGGCTATGGAGGACGCACTTTCTGTTGTTCCCATAAATCAGAAAGCTAGTGGGTCGGAAATAGTTCAGCGTAGAACTAGAAGACCTTTCACTGTAACAGAGGTGGAAGCATTGGTTGAAACTGTTGAGAAACTTGGAACTGGAAG GTGGCGGGATGTTAAACTGTCTGCCTTCGAGGATGCAGAGCATCGAACTTATGTGGATCTAAAG GACAAATGGAAAACATTGGTTCACACAGCAAACATCTCCCCCCAGCAAAGAAGAGGGGAGCCGGTTCCTCAAGAGCTGTTGGATAGGGTTCTGATCGCTCATGCCTTCTGGTCACATAATCAACCTAAGCCTCTCTTCGTCTTGGAAGAACACTTCAAGATCCTGGAGACCTAA
- the LOC124929713 gene encoding glucan endo-1,3-beta-glucosidase-like produces MPGRRFETYIFGLFNENLKPGSAAERNFGLFRPDMTPVYNIGLMRGGGNNGGNALPAPSGNQWCVAKPGASDAGLGSALNWACGQPGINCSPVNTGGPCFEPNTVSAHASYVMNAYYKAKGSQPHNCDFSGTAMITHTNPSHGTCHY; encoded by the exons ATGCCGGGACGAAGATTTGAAACGTACATATTTGGATTGTTTAATGAGAACTTAAAACCCGGTTCTGCAGCGGAGAGAAATTTCGGGTTATTTCGACCCGATATGACTCCTGTTTACAACATTGGCCTCATGCGTGGTGGA GGTAACAATGGGGGGAATGCATTACCAGCACCATCGGGAAACCAATGGTGTGTGGCGAAACCGGGGGCCAGTGACGCCGGGCTAGGATCAGCCTTAAATTGGGCGTGTGGCCAACCCGGAATAAATTGTTCACCGGTTAACACCGGAGGACCCTGCTTCGAGCCCAACACAGTCAGTGCCCATGCATCCTATGTCATGAATGCTTACTATAAGGCCAAGGGTTCGCAGCCTCACAACTGCGACTTCTCTGGCACCGCGATGATCACTCACACCAACCCAA GTCATGGAACATGTCATTATTAA